In Nymphalis io chromosome 13, ilAglIoxx1.1, whole genome shotgun sequence, one genomic interval encodes:
- the LOC126772814 gene encoding proton-coupled folate transporter-like, with the protein MTESSLDLQELEKLRSTNFNSETTSSKEEVPKTTHKWRIILEPALVGAMIAINLGQTSLQNFYLRTACSVDLGYPIEICDKGVGEEFRSAEAESQVIVSGINVSRSFVGLLISTIVLLFVGPWSDCSGRRKPLLVLPLMGMCVMTTGVILMLTFPGANTTQVLYAVQIPISLGGNFGLLLAASFSHIGDLCHASGRDVTRTMGTHRAAIQIAHVVGSVSGPQLYRHLGFYGVFPLVLFLQLASLIYVIIMVKDVNVNPDNKVSVFNWRLPLNAVQCLLRKREGNKRLIILLMLIVGLGDRVLLSAEVLLAYMYYRYKFHWDDVMFGSFLAYRNTISFIGTLLILNVLKRRLRLSDEMVGILSCMSYMLATCSLIAATTTLFVFLIPGIGIISQGSQVVQRPLLNRQILPTEQGKIYGILGALESATQTLSSPLYSLLYARTVSTLSDAWLIPGIILALLQLFSYLITRRLQNIQPDKSIQQEKNIPLAVIDKSTEDTKDKDLIHKEASARTKNPL; encoded by the exons atgactgAAAGTTCCTTAGATCTCCAGGAGTTAGAAAAATTAAG GTCGACAAATTTTAATAGTGAAACAACATCTTCAAAAGAAGAAGTTCCCAAAACAACACACAAATGGCGAATCATTTTAGAACCAGCGCTAGTTGGTGCTATGATAGCAATCAACCTTGGTCAAACTTCATTACAAAACTTTTACTTACGAACAGCTTGTAGTGTAGATTTGGGCTACCCGATCGAGATCTGTGACAAGGGTGTCGGAGAAGAGTTCCGATCGGCTGAG GCAGAAAGTCAAGTTATTGTATCCGGCATCAACGTGAGCCGGAGTTTCGTGGGCTTATTAATTTCCACGATCGTTTTGTTATTTGTGGGTCCATGGAGCGACTGCAGCGGACGAAGGAAGCCGTTACTCGTCTTACCTTTAATGGGAATGTGTGTTATGACGACAGGAGTGATTTTAATGCTCACATTCCCTGGTGCTAACACTACACAAGTACTTTACGCTGTTCAAATTCCCATATCGCTGGGTGGAAATTTCGGTTTATTATTAGCAGCGTCCTTCAgtcacattggcgat CTATGTCACGCTAGTGGTCGCGACGTGACTCGTACAATGGGAACACATCGAGCTGCAATACAAATTGCTCATGTGGTTGGTTCCGTCAGCGGGCCCCAACTGTACCGACACCTTGGATTCTACGGTGTGTTCCCTCTTGTTTTATTCCTGCAG ttgGCATCCCTGatttacgtaataataatgGTCAAAGACGTAAATGTTAACCCTGATAACAAAGTATCTGTGTTTAACTGGCGACTTCCTTTGAATGCAGTACAATGCCTTTTAAGAAAACGAGAAGGCAACAAGAGACTCATTATTCTTCTTATGTTGATAGTGGGACTTGGAGACAGAGTGTTACTCTCTG CGGAGGTACTCTTGGCGTACATGTACTACAGATATAAGTTCCACTGGGATGATGTAATGTTCGGATCGTTCCTCGCTTACAGAAATACAATTAGCTTTATTG GTACATTACTGATACTAAATGTTCTGAAGCGTCGTCTCCGCCTATCCGACGAGATGGTGGGTATCCTGAGCTGCATGTCTTACATGCTCGCCACTTGCTCTCTCATAGCAGCTACAACTACTTTGTTTGTATTTCTGA TTCCTGGAATCGGAATCATATCTCAGGGCTCGCAAGTTGTCCAGCGACCGTTACTAAACAGACAGATATTGCCCACCGAACAAG gTAAAATCTACGGCATACTAGGTGCACTAGAATCGGCAACGCAAACCCTTTCATCGCCGCTGTATTCATTACTCTATGCAAGAACTGTGTCGACCCTGTCAGACGCTTGGCTCATTCCGGGCATCATTTTAGCTTTATTACAACTCTTTTCTTACTTAATAACAAGAAGACTGCAAAATATACAACCAGATAAGAGTATacaacaagaaaaaaatataccctTAGCGGTTATTGATAAAAGCACTGAAGATACCAAAGATAAGGATCTCATACACAAAGAAGCTAGCGCCCGTACAAAAAATCCTTTATAG